A region of Cyanobium sp. ATX 6F1 DNA encodes the following proteins:
- the cobW gene encoding cobalamin biosynthesis protein CobW has protein sequence MVATPTRRLPVTVVTGFLGAGKTTLLRHLLLHSGKRLAVVVNEFGEVGIDGDLLRSCGFCPEEELGGRLVELANGCLCCTVQDEFLPTMQTLLLQADRLDGIVVETSGLALPEPLVQAFQWPEIRTRTRVNGVVAVVDGEALAQGSVVGDPAALEAQRRADPSLDHQDDLETLFDEQLEAADLVLVSRGDRLDPDQLAVVRRRLAAGLRPGARVLTMERGVVDPQLLLGVELREGGSDAHNLPHQDHDHDHGHDHVHVPMQSVALTLEGPFERSRLETILLDQIRQQTILRLKGRLWQAGKPRPLQIQAVGPRLECWYDAAPGPSANASRETLELVVLGLDLDAGQLEAAIFQSRGSSPLAQTPSQQRV, from the coding sequence ATGGTCGCCACCCCAACCAGGCGCTTACCGGTCACTGTGGTGACAGGCTTTCTCGGCGCCGGCAAGACCACCCTGCTGCGGCACCTGCTCCTCCACAGCGGCAAGCGCCTGGCCGTTGTGGTCAACGAATTCGGCGAGGTGGGCATCGATGGCGACCTGTTGCGCAGTTGCGGCTTCTGCCCGGAGGAGGAACTGGGCGGACGACTGGTTGAGCTGGCCAACGGCTGCCTCTGCTGCACTGTCCAGGACGAGTTCCTGCCCACGATGCAGACCCTGCTGCTGCAGGCCGACCGCCTCGATGGCATCGTTGTCGAAACCAGTGGTCTGGCCCTGCCGGAGCCCCTGGTGCAGGCCTTCCAATGGCCCGAGATTCGCACCCGCACGCGGGTGAATGGCGTGGTCGCCGTCGTTGACGGTGAGGCCCTGGCCCAGGGAAGTGTGGTGGGCGATCCGGCAGCCCTCGAGGCCCAGCGGCGCGCCGACCCCAGCCTCGATCACCAGGACGATCTGGAAACCCTTTTCGATGAACAGCTGGAGGCGGCGGATCTGGTGCTGGTGAGCCGCGGCGATCGTCTCGATCCCGACCAGCTGGCCGTGGTCAGGCGCAGGTTGGCGGCAGGGCTGCGCCCCGGGGCGCGGGTGCTCACCATGGAGCGGGGGGTGGTGGATCCCCAGCTGCTGCTCGGGGTGGAGCTGCGGGAGGGTGGCAGCGATGCCCACAACCTCCCGCACCAGGACCACGATCATGACCACGGCCATGACCACGTCCACGTGCCGATGCAGTCGGTGGCGCTGACCCTTGAGGGTCCCTTCGAACGCAGCCGGCTGGAGACCATCCTGCTCGATCAGATTCGCCAGCAGACGATCCTGCGCCTCAAGGGACGGCTCTGGCAGGCCGGAAAACCTCGGCCGCTGCAGATCCAGGCCGTCGGTCCTCGCCTGGAGTGCTGGTACGACGCCGCCCCCGGCCCCTCGGCCAACGCCAGCCGCGAAACCCTTGAATTGGTGGTGTTGGGCCTCGACCTCGACGCCGGCCAGCTGGAGGCCGCCATCTTTCAATCAAGGGGCAGTTCCCCCCTGGCGCAGACCCCATCCCAGCAGAGGGTCTGA
- a CDS encoding HupE/UreJ family protein produces MALLLLVLLGEAPASAHHLMGLFQLKPGPAAGILSGLGHPVLGPDHLLFLLSLGLVGLQQPRRWILGLLATGLAASGLGLWLPGLPGAELLVALSLVAVGLVLTGRLPRWILLPAFALHGYVLSAAVLGWEPTPIAFYLLGLLISQALLLTAAITLVRRWGSQLSPSDLKLASGVLIGIGASLAWTSLVP; encoded by the coding sequence GTGGCACTGCTCCTGCTGGTGCTCCTGGGCGAAGCGCCCGCCTCGGCCCATCACCTGATGGGCTTGTTCCAGCTCAAGCCAGGGCCTGCGGCGGGAATTCTCAGCGGCCTGGGGCATCCCGTGCTCGGTCCTGATCATCTGCTGTTCCTGCTCTCCTTGGGGCTGGTGGGTCTGCAGCAGCCCCGTCGCTGGATCCTGGGCCTGCTCGCCACGGGTCTGGCGGCCTCAGGGCTGGGCCTCTGGCTGCCGGGTCTCCCTGGCGCAGAGCTGCTCGTGGCCCTCTCACTGGTGGCGGTGGGCCTGGTGCTCACAGGCCGCCTGCCCCGCTGGATCCTGCTGCCGGCTTTTGCGCTTCACGGCTACGTGCTCAGCGCCGCGGTACTGGGCTGGGAACCCACACCGATCGCCTTCTACCTGCTGGGCCTTCTGATCAGCCAGGCGCTCTTGCTGACCGCCGCCATCACCCTGGTGCGCCGCTGGGGCAGCCAGCTGAGCCCCTCCGATCTCAAGCTCGCCTCCGGGGTTCTGATCGGCATCGGCGCCAGCCTGGCCTGGACCAGCCTGGTGCCCTGA
- a CDS encoding pentapeptide repeat-containing protein, whose product MQALFSVITLLVLLLGVAGGLVAPALVAPAWAITAPEVRSKNNAQDLSPDSHGRDLHLQEFLKASLSGFDLSGADLRGAVFNSSDLQGSDLRGADLQDVVAFASRFDRADLRGAVLRDAMLMQSKFLGASIEGADFTDAVLDLSQRRALCKRAEGVNPRTGVDTKDSLECR is encoded by the coding sequence ATGCAAGCTCTATTCAGCGTCATCACCCTGCTGGTACTGCTTCTGGGCGTGGCAGGGGGCTTGGTGGCACCGGCCTTGGTGGCACCGGCCTGGGCGATCACCGCCCCCGAAGTGCGCAGTAAAAACAACGCTCAGGACCTCAGCCCCGACAGCCACGGCCGAGATCTGCACCTCCAGGAATTCCTGAAGGCATCGCTGAGCGGCTTCGATCTCAGTGGCGCCGACCTCCGCGGTGCCGTGTTCAACAGCAGCGATCTCCAGGGCAGTGACCTGCGCGGGGCGGACCTCCAGGACGTGGTGGCCTTCGCCAGCCGCTTCGATCGCGCCGACCTGCGCGGTGCCGTGTTGCGCGACGCGATGCTCATGCAGAGCAAGTTCTTGGGGGCGTCGATCGAAGGGGCCGATTTCACCGATGCGGTGCTGGATCTGAGCCAGCGGCGCGCCCTGTGCAAGCGGGCGGAAGGGGTCAACCCGCGAACCGGCGTGGATACCAAGGACAGCCTGGAGTGCCGGTAG
- the upp gene encoding uracil phosphoribosyltransferase, which produces MSMSLRVVVPPHPLIGHWLTLLRDRTTPPALFATAMAELGRWLTYEALRDWLPHRSVRVQTPRAETDGQVVDGAVPLLVVPILRAGLGLWQGAQAVLPTARVAHVGLRRDERSGEASWYLDQLPETIGERVGVLVFDPMVATAGSLSQVLERLEHKGVSGKRLRVISALAAAPGLKRLGERFPDLTLYTACIDAELDSTFKIVPGLGDAGDRLYGTDTPHYLG; this is translated from the coding sequence ATGAGCATGTCCCTGCGGGTCGTGGTGCCGCCCCACCCCTTGATCGGTCACTGGTTGACCTTGCTGCGCGACAGGACCACCCCGCCGGCCCTGTTCGCCACGGCGATGGCTGAGCTGGGGCGCTGGCTCACCTACGAGGCCCTGCGGGATTGGCTGCCCCACCGGTCCGTAAGGGTCCAAACCCCCCGGGCCGAAACCGATGGTCAGGTGGTGGATGGGGCGGTGCCTCTCCTGGTGGTGCCGATCCTGCGGGCCGGCCTGGGCCTCTGGCAGGGGGCCCAGGCGGTGCTGCCCACGGCACGGGTGGCCCACGTGGGTCTGCGCCGCGATGAGCGCAGCGGTGAAGCCTCCTGGTACCTCGACCAGTTGCCCGAAACGATCGGCGAGCGCGTAGGGGTACTGGTGTTCGATCCGATGGTGGCCACGGCCGGAAGCCTCAGCCAGGTGCTCGAACGCCTCGAGCACAAGGGGGTTTCTGGAAAGCGGCTGCGGGTGATCTCCGCCCTGGCGGCGGCTCCAGGTTTGAAGCGGCTGGGGGAACGTTTTCCCGACCTCACCCTCTACACGGCCTGCATCGATGCCGAATTGGATTCGACCTTCAAGATCGTGCCGGGGCTGGGGGATGCGGGCGATCGGCTCTATGGAACTGATACCCCTCACTACCTAGGCTGA
- the ilvD gene encoding dihydroxy-acid dehydratase — translation MLRSAAITQGVQRSPNRAMLRAVGFGDGDFNKPIIGIANGYSTITPCNLGLNELTERAVLAAHAAGAMPQTFGTITVSDGISMGTEGMKYSLVSREVIADSIETACNAQSMDGLLAIGGCDKNMPGAMLAMARMNIPAIFVYGGTIKPGKLGPCDLTVVSAFEAVGQYAGGRIDAEELTAIEKNACPGAGSCGGMFTANTMSSAFEAMGLSLPGSSTMAAEDPEKAHSAARSAEVLVEAIAAGIRPRDLITREAIENAISVIMAVGGSTNSVLHLLAIARTAGVPLEIGDFETIRQRVPVICDLKPSGRFVTVDLHQAGGIPQVMKLLLEAGLLHGDCRTIEGRTLHEVLADVPSVPPSGQDVIRPLSNPLYAQGHLAILTGNLASEGAVAKISGIKTPVLTGPARVFESEEDALAAILAGEVKAGDVVVVRNEGPVGGPGMREMLSPTAAIVGQGLGESVALITDGRFSGGSYGLVVGHVAPEAAVGGTIALVQEGDSITVDARQLLIQLNVDEAELDRRRSAWVKPEPRYTTGVLGKYARLVSSSSQGAVTDIVF, via the coding sequence ATGCTTCGCTCCGCCGCCATCACCCAAGGGGTCCAGCGCTCGCCGAATCGGGCCATGCTGCGGGCGGTGGGCTTCGGCGACGGTGATTTCAACAAGCCGATCATCGGCATCGCCAATGGCTACAGCACGATCACACCCTGCAATCTGGGATTGAACGAGCTCACGGAGCGGGCCGTGCTGGCGGCCCACGCCGCCGGGGCCATGCCCCAGACCTTCGGCACCATCACCGTGAGCGATGGCATCTCCATGGGCACAGAAGGGATGAAGTATTCCCTGGTGAGCCGTGAGGTGATCGCCGATTCGATCGAAACCGCCTGCAATGCCCAGAGCATGGACGGTCTGCTGGCGATCGGCGGCTGCGATAAGAACATGCCCGGCGCCATGCTCGCCATGGCGCGGATGAACATTCCGGCGATCTTCGTGTACGGCGGCACCATCAAGCCGGGCAAACTCGGCCCCTGCGACCTCACCGTGGTGAGCGCCTTCGAGGCGGTGGGTCAGTACGCAGGCGGCAGGATTGATGCGGAAGAGCTCACGGCGATCGAGAAGAACGCCTGTCCTGGTGCGGGCAGCTGCGGGGGCATGTTCACCGCCAACACGATGAGTTCCGCTTTTGAGGCGATGGGCCTGAGCCTGCCCGGCAGTTCGACCATGGCCGCCGAGGATCCCGAGAAGGCTCACAGCGCCGCCCGTTCGGCGGAGGTGCTGGTTGAGGCGATCGCCGCAGGCATCCGCCCCCGCGACCTGATCACCCGCGAAGCGATCGAGAACGCCATTTCCGTGATCATGGCCGTGGGTGGCTCCACCAATTCGGTGTTGCATCTGCTCGCGATCGCCCGCACCGCCGGGGTGCCGCTGGAGATCGGGGATTTCGAGACGATCCGCCAGCGGGTGCCCGTGATCTGCGACCTCAAGCCCAGTGGTCGCTTCGTGACCGTGGATCTGCATCAGGCCGGCGGCATTCCCCAGGTGATGAAGCTCCTGCTGGAGGCCGGTCTGTTGCACGGCGACTGCCGCACGATCGAGGGCCGAACCCTGCATGAGGTGCTGGCGGATGTGCCATCTGTGCCCCCATCCGGTCAGGACGTGATTCGGCCCCTGTCGAATCCCCTCTATGCCCAGGGCCATCTGGCCATCCTCACGGGCAACCTGGCCAGCGAGGGGGCCGTGGCCAAGATCAGCGGCATCAAGACACCCGTGCTCACCGGCCCGGCCAGGGTGTTCGAAAGTGAGGAGGACGCCCTGGCGGCGATTCTTGCCGGTGAGGTCAAGGCCGGTGACGTGGTGGTGGTGCGCAATGAGGGTCCCGTGGGCGGCCCCGGCATGCGCGAGATGCTCTCGCCCACGGCTGCGATCGTTGGGCAGGGCCTGGGGGAGTCGGTGGCGCTGATCACCGATGGGCGTTTCAGTGGCGGCTCCTACGGTCTGGTGGTGGGCCATGTCGCCCCCGAGGCCGCCGTGGGTGGCACCATCGCCCTGGTGCAGGAGGGTGACAGCATCACCGTGGATGCCAGGCAGTTGCTGATTCAGCTCAATGTGGACGAGGCCGAGCTCGACCGGCGCCGGTCGGCCTGGGTCAAGCCGGAGCCCCGCTACACCACGGGTGTGCTCGGCAAGTACGCACGCCTGGTGAGCAGTAGCAGCCAAGGAGCTGTCACCGACATCGTGTTTTAG
- a CDS encoding CIA30 family protein — MVEHPSSLPIKPLVIVAGDGFAGWHALNDTVMGGQSSGGCSISNKGLVMDAEVIEAGGGFVSCRSPKFSPPLDLSAYSGLQIDLRADGRRYKLALACADGLGGLTELIPGGLRWVAEFATESSGLTQVTIPFASLKASVRARPKQRPWSFDACRITRLQLLHSKFSDDGGLNSGFRPGDLHLGLEAIRAVP, encoded by the coding sequence ATGGTTGAGCATCCGAGCAGCCTGCCGATCAAGCCGCTGGTGATCGTTGCCGGTGACGGCTTTGCTGGCTGGCATGCCCTCAATGACACCGTCATGGGTGGCCAGAGCAGCGGGGGCTGCAGCATCAGCAACAAGGGACTGGTGATGGACGCTGAGGTGATCGAGGCAGGCGGCGGCTTCGTCAGTTGCCGGTCTCCCAAGTTCTCGCCTCCCCTGGATCTCTCGGCCTACAGCGGTCTGCAGATCGACCTGCGGGCCGATGGGCGCCGCTACAAGTTGGCCCTGGCCTGCGCAGATGGCCTGGGTGGACTGACCGAGCTGATCCCCGGCGGCCTGCGCTGGGTGGCTGAATTCGCCACCGAATCCAGCGGCCTCACCCAGGTGACCATTCCCTTCGCCAGCCTCAAAGCCAGCGTCCGGGCCAGGCCCAAGCAGCGACCCTGGTCCTTCGATGCCTGCCGCATCACCCGACTGCAGCTGCTGCACTCCAAGTTCAGTGACGATGGCGGTCTCAACAGTGGATTCAGGCCCGGCGACCTGCACCTGGGCCTGGAGGCGATCCGCGCCGTGCCGTGA
- the pgl gene encoding 6-phosphogluconolactonase, whose translation MTTYRLRISDDATALAHQACSTIAARIDLALAERDRAQIALSGGSTPAETYRLLGRQHLAWGRVDVLLGDERWVPADDPASNARLLQETLLVQAPGQGARFHPVPTGETTPELGAAAFAHLLRQLCPGDPPVFDLILLGLGDDGHTASLFPHTAATDDRGLSVTVGIGKGLERISLTAPVLSAARQVVFLVSGISKRQALARLLDPDEPAERTPARLVQPRDPVLVLADRDAAGELQDQDRAERSAP comes from the coding sequence TTGACCACCTACCGCCTGCGGATCAGCGACGACGCCACCGCTCTGGCCCACCAGGCCTGTTCCACGATCGCCGCTCGAATCGATCTGGCACTGGCCGAACGGGATCGGGCCCAGATCGCCCTCTCCGGCGGCAGCACCCCCGCCGAGACCTACCGGCTGTTGGGGCGCCAGCATCTGGCCTGGGGGCGGGTGGATGTGCTGCTCGGCGATGAGCGCTGGGTGCCGGCGGATGACCCGGCCAGCAACGCCCGGCTGTTGCAGGAGACCCTGCTGGTCCAGGCTCCTGGCCAGGGCGCCCGCTTCCATCCGGTCCCCACCGGGGAGACCACGCCCGAGCTGGGGGCCGCCGCCTTCGCCCATCTGCTGCGGCAGCTCTGCCCCGGGGATCCGCCGGTGTTTGATCTGATCCTGCTCGGTCTGGGGGATGACGGCCACACGGCCTCCCTCTTTCCCCATACCGCCGCCACCGATGATCGCGGCCTCTCGGTGACGGTTGGGATCGGCAAGGGCCTGGAGCGCATCAGCCTCACCGCCCCGGTGCTCAGCGCCGCCCGCCAGGTGGTGTTCCTGGTGTCAGGGATCAGCAAGCGTCAGGCCCTGGCCAGGCTCCTGGATCCCGATGAACCCGCCGAGCGCACCCCGGCCCGGCTGGTGCAACCCCGGGATCCTGTGCTGGTGCTGGCGGATCGGGACGCCGCTGGTGAGCTGCAGGATCAGGATCGGGCCGAACGCTCCGCTCCCTAG
- the gndA gene encoding NADP-dependent phosphogluconate dehydrogenase: MTKAHFGLIGLGVMGENLVLNAERNGFSSVVYNRTYAKTEEFLHGRGAGKQIIGADSLEDFVAKLERPRRILMMIKAGPPIDATIAAIAPYLEEGDLLIDGGNSLYTDTERRVKELESRSFGYIGMGVSGGAKGALEGPSMMPGGTRSAYDAIESLVRKMAAQVDDGPCVTYIGPGGAGHFVKTVHNGIEYGIEQILVEAYDLMKRCAGMDGLAMAEVFDGWNQLEELSSYLVEITEVCLRTRDPEDGGDLVEKILDVAGQKGTGLWTVVSALEMGVPVPTIYAALNGRVMSSLHAERQAAATVIAAPEPATIDLGEPSEGMPALRDAITLACIASYAQGMALMVEASALHEYNLNLSAIAQIWKGGCIIRAKLLQRIQNAYDANPALTNLMVDPWFAEQVNARLPGLRHVVAGAALAGIPVPCLSSTLDYIDSYRTARLPQNLLQAMRDCFGAHTYERVDRPGSFHSEWQP, from the coding sequence ATGACAAAGGCTCACTTTGGTCTGATCGGGCTGGGGGTGATGGGGGAGAACCTGGTGCTCAACGCCGAGCGCAACGGCTTCTCGAGCGTCGTTTACAACCGCACCTACGCCAAGACCGAGGAGTTCCTCCATGGCCGTGGCGCCGGTAAGCAGATCATTGGCGCTGACTCCCTTGAGGATTTCGTCGCCAAACTGGAACGTCCCCGGCGAATCTTGATGATGATCAAGGCCGGTCCTCCAATCGACGCCACCATCGCCGCCATTGCCCCCTACCTGGAGGAGGGGGACTTACTGATCGACGGCGGCAACTCCCTCTACACCGACACCGAGCGGCGGGTGAAGGAGCTGGAAAGCCGCAGCTTCGGCTACATCGGCATGGGGGTGTCCGGTGGCGCCAAAGGGGCCCTGGAGGGGCCGAGCATGATGCCCGGCGGCACCCGAAGCGCCTACGACGCGATCGAGAGCCTGGTGCGCAAGATGGCCGCCCAGGTGGACGACGGCCCCTGCGTCACCTACATCGGCCCCGGCGGTGCGGGCCATTTCGTCAAGACCGTGCACAACGGCATCGAGTACGGGATCGAGCAGATCCTGGTCGAGGCCTACGACCTGATGAAGCGCTGCGCCGGCATGGATGGCCTGGCGATGGCCGAGGTGTTCGACGGCTGGAACCAGCTGGAGGAGCTCTCCTCGTACCTGGTGGAAATCACCGAGGTGTGCTTGCGCACCCGGGATCCCGAGGATGGTGGGGATCTGGTCGAGAAGATTCTCGATGTGGCCGGTCAGAAGGGCACCGGACTCTGGACCGTGGTCAGCGCCCTGGAGATGGGGGTGCCCGTGCCCACCATCTATGCGGCGCTCAATGGCCGGGTGATGAGCTCCCTGCACGCCGAACGCCAGGCGGCGGCGACCGTGATCGCCGCACCGGAGCCGGCGACGATCGACCTGGGTGAACCCTCCGAGGGCATGCCAGCCCTGCGCGATGCCATCACTCTCGCCTGCATCGCCAGCTATGCCCAGGGCATGGCCCTGATGGTGGAAGCCTCCGCCCTGCACGAGTACAACCTCAACCTCTCCGCCATCGCCCAGATCTGGAAGGGGGGCTGCATCATCCGCGCCAAGCTGCTGCAGCGCATCCAGAACGCCTACGACGCCAACCCGGCACTGACCAACCTGATGGTCGACCCCTGGTTCGCCGAACAGGTGAATGCGCGACTCCCCGGCCTGCGTCACGTGGTGGCAGGGGCGGCCCTGGCCGGCATCCCCGTGCCCTGCCTGAGCAGCACCCTCGATTACATCGACAGCTACCGCACGGCGCGGCTGCCCCAGAACCTGCTCCAGGCCATGCGTGACTGCTTCGGGGCGCACACCTACGAGCGGGTCGATCGCCCCGGCAGCTTCCACTCCGAGTGGCAGCCTTGA
- a CDS encoding glucose-1-phosphate adenylyltransferase gives MKRVLAIILGGGAGKRLYPLTKRRAKPAVPLAGKYRLIDIPISNCINSGINKMYVLTQFNSASLNRHLSQTYNLSAGFGQGFVEVLAAQQTPESPSWFEGTADAVRKYQWLLQEWDVDQYLILSGDQLYRMDYSLFVKHHIATGADLTVAALPVDAAQAEGFGLMRTESEGRIREFREKPKGEALEAMRVDTSRFGLTAEDAEKKPFLASMGIYVFNRSTLFDLLEAHPGSTDFGNEIIPAALESGNNLQSYVFNDYWEDIGTIGAFYEANLALTVQPDPAFSFYDEKFPIYTRPRHLPPSKLLDAQVTQSIIGEGSMLKACSIHHCVLGVRTRVESEVVLQDTLVMGADFFESSEERAVLRERGSIPIGVGRGTTVRKAILDKNVRIGRNVTIVNKDHVEEADRPELGFYIRNGVVVVVKNGSIADGTVI, from the coding sequence ATGAAGCGTGTCCTGGCCATCATTCTCGGCGGAGGAGCCGGCAAGCGGCTTTACCCCCTCACCAAGAGACGCGCCAAGCCCGCCGTACCCCTCGCCGGCAAGTACAGGCTGATCGACATACCGATCAGCAACTGCATCAACTCCGGTATCAACAAGATGTACGTGTTGACTCAGTTCAACAGTGCCTCCCTGAATCGTCACCTCAGTCAGACCTACAACCTCTCCGCCGGCTTCGGCCAGGGTTTTGTCGAGGTGCTGGCCGCCCAACAGACCCCTGAAAGCCCCAGCTGGTTTGAAGGCACCGCCGATGCGGTTCGCAAATACCAGTGGCTGCTCCAGGAATGGGATGTGGATCAGTACCTGATCCTTTCCGGCGACCAGCTCTACCGGATGGACTACAGCCTGTTCGTGAAGCACCACATCGCCACCGGCGCTGATCTCACCGTGGCGGCCCTGCCGGTGGATGCCGCCCAGGCGGAGGGATTCGGTCTGATGCGCACCGAATCCGAGGGGCGTATCCGCGAATTTCGTGAGAAGCCCAAGGGAGAGGCCCTGGAGGCCATGCGTGTCGACACCTCCCGTTTTGGGCTGACGGCTGAAGACGCCGAGAAGAAGCCCTTCCTGGCCTCCATGGGGATCTACGTGTTCAACCGGAGCACCCTGTTCGATCTCCTGGAGGCCCACCCAGGCTCCACCGATTTCGGCAACGAAATCATTCCGGCCGCCCTTGAGTCAGGCAATAATCTGCAGAGCTACGTTTTCAACGACTACTGGGAAGACATCGGTACGATCGGTGCCTTCTACGAAGCCAACCTGGCGCTCACCGTTCAACCGGATCCGGCCTTCTCCTTCTACGACGAAAAGTTTCCGATTTACACCAGACCCCGCCATTTGCCTCCGAGCAAACTCCTCGATGCTCAGGTGACCCAATCGATCATCGGCGAGGGATCAATGCTCAAAGCCTGCAGCATTCACCACTGCGTGCTGGGGGTGCGAACCCGCGTCGAAAGCGAGGTTGTTCTGCAGGACACCCTGGTGATGGGAGCCGATTTTTTTGAATCCAGCGAGGAGCGCGCCGTGCTGCGTGAACGGGGCAGCATCCCCATTGGGGTGGGCCGCGGCACCACGGTGCGCAAGGCGATCCTCGACAAAAACGTTCGCATCGGCCGCAATGTCACGATCGTCAACAAGGACCACGTGGAGGAAGCCGATCGACCGGAGCTGGGGTTCTACATCCGCAACGGCGTGGTGGTGGTGGTCAAGAACGGCTCAATCGCCGACGGCACCGTGATCTGA
- a CDS encoding glutamyl-tRNA reductase — protein MHIAVIGLSHRTAPVEIRERLSIPEQKLEDSLLKLGSADQVLEASILSTCNRLEIYALLRHPEQGISAVGSFLSEHSGLAFNELTPHLFTYHHEEAVAHLMRVTAGLDSLVLGEGQILSQVKKMVRLGQEHRSIGPILNRLLNQAVSTGKRVRTETNLGTGAVSISSAAVELAQLKVGQTRGLDELVSLDQEQVAVVGAGRMARLLLQHLQSKGCRAVVLLNRTVERAEALAADFPDFPVQCRPLEDLDHCLSTCSLVFTSTAADQPIIDAARLSLLNRRSSLMLIDIGVPRNIGSDVQALPGVESYDVDDLQEVVARNQEARREMAAEAEGMLQEESRLFLEWWDGLEAVPVVNRLRLQLEDIREQELQKALSRMGPDLSARERKVVEALSKGIINKILHTPVTNLRAPQARQQRHVAMKVLQDLFELHEPLNDL, from the coding sequence ATGCACATCGCCGTCATCGGTCTGAGCCATCGCACGGCACCGGTGGAGATCAGGGAGCGGCTGAGCATCCCCGAACAAAAACTCGAGGATTCGCTCCTGAAGCTCGGATCGGCGGACCAGGTGCTTGAGGCGTCGATCCTCAGCACCTGCAACCGCCTCGAGATCTATGCCCTGCTGCGCCACCCGGAGCAGGGCATCTCGGCTGTGGGCTCTTTTTTGAGCGAGCACTCCGGCCTGGCGTTCAACGAACTCACCCCGCACCTGTTCACCTACCACCACGAGGAGGCGGTGGCCCACCTGATGCGGGTGACCGCAGGCCTCGACAGCCTGGTGCTCGGGGAAGGTCAGATCCTTTCCCAGGTCAAGAAGATGGTCCGGTTGGGCCAGGAGCACCGCTCCATCGGTCCGATCCTCAACCGCCTGCTCAACCAGGCGGTGAGCACCGGCAAACGCGTGCGCACCGAGACCAACCTGGGAACCGGCGCCGTCTCGATCAGCTCGGCGGCGGTGGAACTGGCCCAGCTCAAGGTCGGGCAGACCCGCGGTCTCGACGAACTGGTGAGCCTGGACCAGGAGCAGGTGGCAGTGGTCGGTGCCGGGCGCATGGCCCGGCTGTTGTTGCAACACCTTCAATCCAAGGGCTGCAGGGCGGTGGTGCTGCTGAACCGGACCGTCGAGCGGGCCGAGGCCCTGGCCGCCGATTTCCCTGACTTCCCGGTGCAATGCCGGCCACTTGAGGATCTCGACCATTGCCTGAGCACCTGCTCGCTGGTGTTCACCAGCACCGCCGCCGACCAGCCGATCATTGACGCAGCGCGGCTCTCGCTGCTCAATCGCCGCTCCTCGCTGATGCTCATCGACATCGGCGTGCCCCGCAACATCGGCTCCGATGTCCAGGCTCTCCCCGGCGTTGAGTCCTACGACGTCGATGACCTCCAGGAGGTGGTGGCCCGCAACCAGGAGGCCCGCAGGGAGATGGCGGCGGAGGCCGAGGGGATGTTGCAGGAGGAGAGCCGCCTGTTCCTGGAATGGTGGGATGGACTTGAGGCCGTGCCGGTGGTCAACCGTCTGCGCCTGCAGCTGGAGGACATCCGCGAGCAGGAGCTGCAGAAGGCCCTCAGCCGCATGGGCCCCGATCTCTCCGCCCGGGAGCGCAAGGTGGTGGAGGCGCTGAGCAAGGGCATCATCAACAAGATTCTCCACACCCCCGTCACCAACCTGCGTGCGCCCCAGGCGCGCCAGCAACGCCATGTGGCCATGAAGGTTTTGCAGGATCTTTTTGAGTTGCACGAACCCCTGAACGACCTCTGA